Proteins from a single region of Ailuropoda melanoleuca isolate Jingjing chromosome 15, ASM200744v2, whole genome shotgun sequence:
- the SKIDA1 gene encoding SKI/DACH domain-containing protein 1 has protein sequence MGDLKSGFEEVDGVRLGYLIIKGKQMFALSQVFTDLLKNIPRTTVHKRMDHLKVKKHHCDLEELRKLKAINSIAFHAAKCTLISREDVEALYTSCKTERVLKTKRRRVGRALATKAPPPERAAAAASPRPGFWKDKHQLWRGLSGAARPLPISAQSPRPGAAAARPAAHLPQIFSKYPGSHYPEIVRSPCKPSLNYETAFFFFFFFFFFFSAGATCLERFHLVNSFCTPPHHHHHHHHHHHHHHHRAQQPPPNHHPPHHHRPQPHLGSFPESCSSDSESSSYSDHAANDSDFGSSLSSSSNSVSSEEEEEEGEEEEEEEEEEEEEEGGSGASDSSEVSSEEEDSSTESDSSSGSSQVSVQSIRFRRTSFCKPPSVQAQANFLYHLASAAAATKPAAFEDAGRLPDLKSSVKAESPEEWNLQGWAPKASPVYCPASLGSCFAEIRNDRVSEITFPHSEISSTVKRTDLTINCLAEGASSPSPKTNNAFPQQRILREARKCLQASPTTHCADNSTIAARFLNNDSSGAAANSEKDSKIPHCAEFATDLSSSQTDSEVGAAARAATKAETPYANPGDKTLPFLHNIKIKVEDSSANEEYEPDLITNQLKCECNDTKGEFYSVTEGKEDALFTTAKEEGFACPEKETPSLNPLAQSQGLSCTLGSPKPEDGEYKFGARVRKNYRTLVLGKRPVLQTPPVKPNLKSARSPRPTGKTETHEGTLDDFTVINRRKKVASNVASAVKRPFNFMANFPCPPSLIIGKDGDLWPAYSLNTTKDSQPPHKAHPIWKWQLGGSAIPLPPSHKFRKFNS, from the coding sequence ATGGGAGACCTGAAGTCAGGTTTTGAAGAGGTGGATGGCGTGAGGCTCGGCTACCTCATCATTAAAGGAAAGCAAATGTTTGCCCTCTCCCAAGTCTTCACGGATCTGCTGAAAAACATCCCGAGGACGACCGTGCACAAGCGCATGGATCATTTGAAAGTGAAAAAGCACCACTGCGATCTGGAGGAGTTGCGGAAACTCAAGGCAATCAACAGCATCGCCTTCCACGCCGCCAAATGCACGCTCATCTCTCGGGAAGACGTGGAAGCGCTCTACACCTCCTGCAAAACCGAGCGTGTCCTCAAGACCAAGCGCAGGAGGGTCGGCCGGGCCCTGGCCACAAAGGCGCCGCCGCCAGagcgcgccgccgccgccgccagccCCCGCCCGGGTTTTTGGAAGGACAAGCACCAACTTTGGCGGGGCCTGAGCGGAGCCGCGCGGCCCCTGCCAATCAGCGCGCAGTCCCCGCGCCCGGGCGCCGCCGCCGCGCGCCCCGCCGCCCATCTACCTCAGATTTTTAGCAAATACCCGGGCTCGCACTATCCGGAAATCGTGCGCTCGCCTTGCAAACCCTCTCTAAACTATGAAACTGCNttttttttttttttttttttttttttttttttttccgccgGGGCCACTTGCCTGGAGAGGTTTCATCTGGTTAACAGCTTCTGCacacctccccaccaccaccaccaccaccatcaccaccaccaccaccaccaccaccgggCCCAGCAGCCGCCGCCGAATCACCACCCCCCGCATCACCACCGGCCTCAGCCCCATCTCGGCAGTTTTCCCGAGAGTTGTAGCAGCGACTCGGAGTCCAGCTCCTACTCGGACCATGCAGCCAACGACTCCGATTTTGGCTCCAGTTTGTCCAGCTCCAGCAACTCGGTGTCCtcggaggaagaggaggaggagggagaagaggaggaggaggaggaagaggaggaggaggaggaggaggggggcagtggggccTCGGATTCCAGCGAAGTCAGCTCGGAGGAGGAGGACTCGTCCACGGAGTCGGACTCCAGCTCCGGCTCCAGCCAAGTGTCAGTGCAGAGCATCCGTTTCAGACGCACCAGCTTCTGCAAGCCTCCCAGCGTGCAGGCGCAGGCCAACTTCTTGTACCATCTGGCCTCCGCCGCCGCTGCAACCAAACCCGCTGCTTTCGAGGATGCCGGCAGACTTCCCGACCTCAAGAGTAGTGTCAAAGCGGAGTCGCCGGAGGAGTGGAATCTGCAGGGCTGGGCCCCCAAAGCGTCTCCGGTGTACTGCCCGGCCAGCCTGGGGAGTTGTTTCGCAGAGATAAGGAACGATAGGGTCTCTGAGATTACATTCCCACACTCTGAAATTTCCAGTACTGTAAAGAGAACTGACCTGACAATTAACTGCCTGGCCGAGGGGGCCTCTTCACCTAGCCCAAAGACAAACAATGCATTTCCACAACAAAGAATACTCCGAGAGGCAAGGAAATGCCTACAAGCAAGTCCTACTACACACTGTGCAGATAACAGCACAATAGCTGCTAGGTTCTTAAATAATGATTCTTCAGGAGCAGCAGCAAATTCAGAGAAAGATTCCAAAATCCCTCATTGTGCTGAATTTGCTACGGATTTGTCCTCTTCACAGACTGATTCTGAGGTGGGTGCAGCAGCAAGAGCAGCAACGAAAGCTGAGACTCCCTACGCTAACCCAGGAGACAAGACCTTGCCATTTCTGCACAATATTAAAATCAAAGTAGAAGACAGTAGTGCTAATGAAGAATATGAACCTGACCTTATTACAAATCAGCTTAAGTGTGAGTGCAATGATACAAAGGGTGAGTTTTACAGTGTGACTGAAGGTAAAGAGGACGCCTTGTTCACCACAGCCAAGGAAGAAGGTTTTGCATGCCCTGAAAAAGAAACTCCTTCCTTAAATCCACTGGCTCAGAGTCAGGGCCTTTCATGCACTTTAGGTTCTCCAAAACCTGAGGATGGGGAATATAAATTTGGTGCCAGGGTGAGAAAAAATTACCGGACACTAGTCCTGGGAAAGCGACCTGTACTTCAGACTCCTCCAGTCAAACCAAATTTGAAATCAGCTAGAAGTCCTCGTCCTACAGGTAAAACTGAGACACATGAAGGAACACTGGATGATTTTACAGTTATAAACAGACGCAAAAAGGTAGCCAGCAATGTAGCATCAGCAGTGAAAAGGCCATTTAATTTCATGGCAAATTTTCCTTGTCCACCATCACTCATTATTGGGAAGGATGGGGATTTGTGGCCGGCGTATTCCTTAAACACCACTAAGGATTCCCAACCTCCTCACAAGGCCCATCCTATATGGAAATGGCAGCTGGGCGGTTCTGCAATACCTCTTCCACCTAGTcacaaattcaggaaatttaattcataa